GACGGCAAGCGCGTCCACATTCTCGCCGAGGGGCGCCTCATCAACCTCGCCGCGGCCGAGGGGCATCCGGCGAGCGTGATGGACATGTCGTTCGCCAACCAGGCCCTCGGCGCCGAGTACCTGATCAAGCACGCGGCGAAGCTCTCGAAGGACGTGCACCGCGTGCCCGTGGAGATCGACAAGGAGATCGCCCGGCTCAAGCTGGCGGGCATGGGGCTCGCCATCGACACGCTGACGCCCGAGCAGCAGCACTACCTCGCGTCGTGGGACCTTGGCACCTGAGCCGCAGGGCAAGGCGCTGGTCGAGGTGCGGGTCGCGCACCTCGGCTTCGACCGGAACACCAACGCCCCGGTCGTCGTCCTCCAGGAGAAGGACGGGCCGCGCGTGCTGCCCATCTGGATCGGGCCGGCCGAGGCGAGCGCGATCGCGATGGAGCTGGCCGGCGTCAAGTTCAGCCGGCCGCTCACCCACGACCTCCTCAAGCAGGTGATCCTCGGCCTGGGCGGCGAGCTGAAGCGCGTGCTGATCACCGCCGTGAAGGAGAACACCTACTACGCGGAGCTGCAGATCCACCGCAACGGCGACTGGGTCCAGCTCGACGCGCGTCCCTCCGACAGCATCGCGATCGCGCTGCGGCTGAAGGCGCCGATCTTCACCCACCCGGACCTGCTCGACACGGCGCCGATCAGCACCGTGGAGCCCTCGAAGGACGAGGGCCCGCTCGACGCCGAGTCGCTCAAGACCTACCTGCAGAACCTCGACCCCGAGGATTTTGGCAAGTTCATGCCGTAGCGCGGCGGCCGCGGCCCGGCGTGCCGCGGCTGTCGCGCTCGTGGCGGCGGGGCTCGTGACGGCGGCCCGGGCGCAGGGCCCGGCGCCGCTCGTGCTCGCCGGCCGCGTGGTGCGGATCCGCGGGGCCGACACCACCGCGCTCGCCGGCCAGCGCGTCGTCGCGCACCGGGTGGGCGGCTCCCACGAGGGGCCGATGGACTCGGCGGCGAGCAGCGCGCGCGGTGCGTTCGCCTTCCGGGTGGCGCGGCCCGACACCGCCGCGATGTACGTCGTCTCCACCCTGTACGACGGCATCGGCTACTTCTCCGCCGCCTTCGCGGCCGGGAGCCGCGCCAGCGCCGACTCGATCGTGCTCGCGGTGTTCGACACCAGCAGCGTCGGCGCCCCGCTCGACGTGGCGGTGCGGCACCTCGTGATCTCCGCCGCCGGCGAGGACGGGTCGCGCGACGTGCTGGACATCGTGCAGGTGGCCAACCCGGGGACCACCACGATGGTCACCCGCGGCCGGACGCCCACCTGGCGGATGCTGCTGCCTTCGGGCATCGACGCGTTCCGCGTGGGCGAGGGCGACGTGCCGCCGGAGGCCGTGCGCCGGGCCGGGGACAGCCTACTGGTGACGGCGCCGTTCCCGCCCGGCCTCAAGCAGGTGGTGGGGATGTACGTCGTGCCGAACGGCGCTCGACAGCTCAAGGTGCCGATCGACCAGCCGACGGCGCGGCTCGAGGTGCTGGTGGAGGACACGCGGGCCAACGCGAGCGGCGCGGCCCTGGCGGGCGGCGACCCGCTGCAGCTCGAAGGCCGCACCTTCCGGCACTTCTCGTCCACCCGGGTGGTGCGCGGCGAGACCGCGGTGATCACCTTCGGCGCTCCCCCCTCCCGCACTAACCTCGCCTGGATGGCGATCGCGCTGTCGGCGCTGCTCCTCGCGTCGGGCGGCTGGCTGGCGGCGCGCCGGCGCACGCTCGTCGCCGCGCCCCCCGCGCCGGACGCGGGCGCCGGCGGCCGTGAGCCGGACCGGGACGCGCTGCTGCGGCAGATCGTGGCGCTGGACGAGCGGTACGCCGCGCGGCAGGCCGAGACGCCGGCGGACGAGTGGGCCGCCTACCAGGCGAAGCGCGCCGCGCTCAAGGCGCAGGTCGCCGGACGGCTTGCGCCCCGCTGAGGCGCCCGGTGTAGATTGGATCGGCAGTCACAACCGTCGTTCGACGCGAACGGGGATCTCGGAAGCCGGTGTGAATCCGGCGCGGCCCCGCCACTGTAACGGGTAGGGA
The window above is part of the Gemmatimonadales bacterium genome. Proteins encoded here:
- a CDS encoding bifunctional nuclease family protein; the encoded protein is MAPEPQGKALVEVRVAHLGFDRNTNAPVVVLQEKDGPRVLPIWIGPAEASAIAMELAGVKFSRPLTHDLLKQVILGLGGELKRVLITAVKENTYYAELQIHRNGDWVQLDARPSDSIAIALRLKAPIFTHPDLLDTAPISTVEPSKDEGPLDAESLKTYLQNLDPEDFGKFMP
- a CDS encoding adenosylhomocysteinase yields the protein DGKRVHILAEGRLINLAAAEGHPASVMDMSFANQALGAEYLIKHAAKLSKDVHRVPVEIDKEIARLKLAGMGLAIDTLTPEQQHYLASWDLGT